A DNA window from Piliocolobus tephrosceles isolate RC106 chromosome 9, ASM277652v3, whole genome shotgun sequence contains the following coding sequences:
- the LOC111554858 gene encoding uncharacterized protein LOC111554858, translated as MLCRLLFWILDKVSRVLGRPASQVTVVGVTLHCSTEPTSPLGVGQFSSFMGRPQRHSQDRRRGEHRGGWQSWGLGALLLIPIRLGSRPQMHRSQVQAATSGSAPGLPSVLIGNGSAHGRSAWHVAWDRCSAGCCVDALPGALSRASPSPEPGRIRHSGAFYGCL; from the coding sequence ATGCTGTGTAGGCTTCTCTTCTGGATCCTGGATAAAGTTTCCAGGGTGTTGGGAAGGCCTGCGTCTCAGGTCACAGTTGTGGGTGTGACCCTGCACTGTTCTACGGAACCTACCTCCCCACTGGGCGTGGGCCAGTTTTCCTCTTTTATGGGCCGTCCTCAAAGGCACTCTCAGGACAGACGGCGTGGGGAGCACAGAGGAGGCTGGCAGAGCTGGGGACTCGGGGCATTGTTGCTAATTCCCATTCGCCTGGGCAGCCGGCCACAGATGCACAGGTCCCAGGTGCAGGCCGCCACCTCCGGGTCGGCACCAGGACTGCCCTCGGTGCTCATAGGGAACGGCTCGGCCCACGGAAGGTCGGCCTGGCATGTGGCCTGGGACCGCTGCTctgctggctgctgtgtggatGCTCTTCCTGGAGCACTTTCCAGAGCATCCCCCAGCCCCGAGCCTGGGCGCATCCGTCACTCAGGGGCTTTCTATGGGTGTTTGTAG